The following proteins are encoded in a genomic region of Coregonus clupeaformis isolate EN_2021a unplaced genomic scaffold, ASM2061545v1 scaf0417, whole genome shotgun sequence:
- the sdhaf2 gene encoding succinate dehydrogenase assembly factor 2, mitochondrial — MLSALVAKRLVSGVCQASWRPAVAELMTTRGYKGEAPDDSRGDLIEIPLPPWTEKDGETMDIKRRRLLFQSRKRGMLENCILLSLFAKQYLNTMSEPQLRQYDRLINEPSNDWDIYYWATEAQPVPDVYTGEIMDLLKEFTKNRDQEQRLDAPNLEYLDKGSQ, encoded by the exons atgCTGTCTGCTCTCGTTGCTAAAAGA CTGGTAAGCGGGGTATGCCAGGCATCATGGAGACCAGCTGTGGCAGAACTAATGACTACACGGGGTTACAAAGGAGAGGCACCTGATGACTCTAGGGGTGACCTAATTGAGATCCCCCTGCCCCCCTGGACAGAGAAGGATGGCGAGACCATGGACATCAAGAGACGGCGCCTGCTCTTCCAAAGCCGAAAGAGGGGCATGCTGGAGAATTGCATATTGCTCAG CCTGTTTGCCAAGCAATATCTTAATACAATGAGCGAGCCCCAGTTAAGACAGTATGACAGACTGATCAACGAGCCTAGCAACGACTGGGACATCTACTACTGGGCAACAG AGGCCCAGCCTGTACCTGATGTGTACACAGGTGAGATCATGGACCTGCTGAAGGAGTTCACTAAGAACAGGGATCAGGAACAGAGGCTGGACGCACCCAACCTGGAATACCTGGACAAGGGGAGCCAGTGA
- the LOC123484714 gene encoding cleavage and polyadenylation specificity factor subunit 7-like isoform X2, whose product MAAKAADGGGATDLIDIYDENFSQNNGEDGDFATTAEASDLYDDVLTGSVSRERKFSEDAIPLSKDQPTKEESKPTILYTHSGVWNKRLAVYVGNFSWWTSDKDLINVARTLGVKDIVEIKFAENRANGQSRGYAEVVVATEESLQRLLETLPNCHVNGEKVDCRFATRQNLAVFEAQANKRVPQRSNSKESSDTGGKKASVSPPVLNQNRSTVPHTIHPQHIHNKPPPLSVPYFSLPPPLFPHLPPHLPPPPMPHLFPPPPLRLPSHPPPSLHLNPAFFPPAQHNNYSQQHNTSYNRHNRDSEAPTPQMPEGEFDELMNRNRAIASSAITKAVSGATAGDLPLAIETLLTAIAVIKQSRVYGDERCRALVTSLKDCLFSIESKSYGSRKRHRSRDREHRSRDRERDRNRERDRGRGREEREESYSQEWEAAGMSRRHRERSLSGERDGRDRERVRERDRHREHRERHR is encoded by the exons ATGGCGGCTAAAGCGGCGGATGGTGGTGGTGCAACTGACCTCATAGACATCTACGACGAGAACTTCAGTCAAAACAACGGGGAG GATGGAGATTTTGCGACGACGGCAGAGGCAAGTGATCTTTATGATGATGTGCTCACTGGCTCTGTGAGCCGGGAAAGGAAATTCTCAGAGGATGCTATCCCTCTCAGCAAGGACCAGCCAACGAAAGAGGAGAGCAAACCAACAATACTGTACACTCACAGTGGGGTGTGGAACAAGAGACTGGCTGTATATGTGGGCAACTTCTCCTGG TGGACCTCCGACAAAGACCTTATTAACGTGGCGCGCACCTTGGGCGTGAAGGACATTGTGGAGATAAAATTTGCTGAGAACAGAGCTAATGGCCAGTCCAGGGG ATACGCTGAGGTAGTGGTGGCCACAGAAGAGTCATTGCAGAGGTTGCTGGAGACTTTGCCAAATTGTCATGTTAATGGAGAAAAGGTGGACTGCCGCTTTGCCACACGACAGAATCTTGCTGTGTTTGAAGCCCAGGCTAATAAAC GTGTCCCCCAGCGCTCTAACTCAAAGGAGTCGTCAGATACTGGGGGCAAAAAagcctctgtctcccctcctgtGCTCAACCAGAACCGCTCCACTGTCCCGCACACTATCCACCCCCAACACATTCACAACAAACCTCCCCCTCTGTCAGTCCCATACTTTAGTCTGCCTCCTCCTCTTTTCCCCCACCTTCCCCCCCACCTTCCCCCTCCCCCCATGCCCCACCTTTTCCCTCCACCACCTCTACGTCTCCCCAgccatcctcctccctccctgcatcTCAACCCCGCCTTCTTTCCTCCAGCACAACACAACAACTACAgtcaacaacacaacacatcgtACAACCGGCACAA TAGGGACAGTGAAGCTCCCACACCCCAAATGCCAGAGGGAGAGTTTGATGAGCTGATGAACAGAAACAGAGCCATCGCCAGCAGCGCCATCACCAAGGCTGTGTCTGGAGCTACTGCCG GAGACCTGCCCCTGGCCATTGAGACCCTTTTGACTGCCATTGCTGTCATCAAGCAGTCAAGAGTGTATGGGGACGAGCGCTGTCGAGCCCTGGTCACCTCTCTGAAAGACTGCCTCTTCTCCATCGAGAGCAAGTCATACGGCTCCAG GAAAAGACACCGTTCCCGTGACAGAGAACACCGTTCCCGAGATAGGGAGCGGGACAGGAACAGAGAACGGGACAGAGGCAGGGGAAGGGAAGAAAGGGAAGAGTCCTACAGCCAGGAATGGGAGGCTGCAGGAATGTCCCGCCGGCACCGAGAACGCTCCCTAAGTGGGGAGCGAGATGGGAGAGACCGGGAGCGGGTTCGGGAACGAGATAGACATAGGGAGCACCGTGAGCGGCACCGCTAG
- the LOC123484714 gene encoding cleavage and polyadenylation specificity factor subunit 7-like isoform X1, with the protein MAAKAADGGGATDLIDIYDENFSQNNGEDGDFATTAEASDLYDDVLTGSVSRERKFSEDAIPLSKDQPTKEESKPTILYTHSGVWNKRLAVYVGNFSWWTSDKDLINVARTLGVKDIVEIKFAENRANGQSRGYAEVVVATEESLQRLLETLPNCHVNGEKVDCRFATRQNLAVFEAQANKRVPQRSNSKESSDTGGKKASVSPPVLNQNRSTVPHTIHPQHIHNKPPPLSVPYFSLPPPLFPHLPPHLPPPPMPHLFPPPPLRLPSHPPPSLHLNPAFFPPAQHNNYSQQHNTSYNRHNSRDSEAPTPQMPEGEFDELMNRNRAIASSAITKAVSGATAGDLPLAIETLLTAIAVIKQSRVYGDERCRALVTSLKDCLFSIESKSYGSRKRHRSRDREHRSRDRERDRNRERDRGRGREEREESYSQEWEAAGMSRRHRERSLSGERDGRDRERVRERDRHREHRERHR; encoded by the exons ATGGCGGCTAAAGCGGCGGATGGTGGTGGTGCAACTGACCTCATAGACATCTACGACGAGAACTTCAGTCAAAACAACGGGGAG GATGGAGATTTTGCGACGACGGCAGAGGCAAGTGATCTTTATGATGATGTGCTCACTGGCTCTGTGAGCCGGGAAAGGAAATTCTCAGAGGATGCTATCCCTCTCAGCAAGGACCAGCCAACGAAAGAGGAGAGCAAACCAACAATACTGTACACTCACAGTGGGGTGTGGAACAAGAGACTGGCTGTATATGTGGGCAACTTCTCCTGG TGGACCTCCGACAAAGACCTTATTAACGTGGCGCGCACCTTGGGCGTGAAGGACATTGTGGAGATAAAATTTGCTGAGAACAGAGCTAATGGCCAGTCCAGGGG ATACGCTGAGGTAGTGGTGGCCACAGAAGAGTCATTGCAGAGGTTGCTGGAGACTTTGCCAAATTGTCATGTTAATGGAGAAAAGGTGGACTGCCGCTTTGCCACACGACAGAATCTTGCTGTGTTTGAAGCCCAGGCTAATAAAC GTGTCCCCCAGCGCTCTAACTCAAAGGAGTCGTCAGATACTGGGGGCAAAAAagcctctgtctcccctcctgtGCTCAACCAGAACCGCTCCACTGTCCCGCACACTATCCACCCCCAACACATTCACAACAAACCTCCCCCTCTGTCAGTCCCATACTTTAGTCTGCCTCCTCCTCTTTTCCCCCACCTTCCCCCCCACCTTCCCCCTCCCCCCATGCCCCACCTTTTCCCTCCACCACCTCTACGTCTCCCCAgccatcctcctccctccctgcatcTCAACCCCGCCTTCTTTCCTCCAGCACAACACAACAACTACAgtcaacaacacaacacatcgtACAACCGGCACAA CAGTAGGGACAGTGAAGCTCCCACACCCCAAATGCCAGAGGGAGAGTTTGATGAGCTGATGAACAGAAACAGAGCCATCGCCAGCAGCGCCATCACCAAGGCTGTGTCTGGAGCTACTGCCG GAGACCTGCCCCTGGCCATTGAGACCCTTTTGACTGCCATTGCTGTCATCAAGCAGTCAAGAGTGTATGGGGACGAGCGCTGTCGAGCCCTGGTCACCTCTCTGAAAGACTGCCTCTTCTCCATCGAGAGCAAGTCATACGGCTCCAG GAAAAGACACCGTTCCCGTGACAGAGAACACCGTTCCCGAGATAGGGAGCGGGACAGGAACAGAGAACGGGACAGAGGCAGGGGAAGGGAAGAAAGGGAAGAGTCCTACAGCCAGGAATGGGAGGCTGCAGGAATGTCCCGCCGGCACCGAGAACGCTCCCTAAGTGGGGAGCGAGATGGGAGAGACCGGGAGCGGGTTCGGGAACGAGATAGACATAGGGAGCACCGTGAGCGGCACCGCTAG
- the polr2l gene encoding DNA-directed RNA polymerases I, II, and III subunit RPABC5, with amino-acid sequence MIIPVRCFTCGKIVGNKWEAYLGLLQAEYTEGDALDALGLKRYCCRRMLLAHVDLIEKLLNYAPLEK; translated from the exons ATGATTATCCCGGTCCGGTGCTTCACCTGTGGGAAAATCGTTGGGAATAAATGGGAGGCATACCTTGGCCTCCTTCAAGCTGAATACACTGAAGG TGATGCCCTTGATGCTCTTGGTCTGAAGAGGTATTGCTGTCGGAGGATGCTGCTGGCCCATGTAGACCTCATTGAGAAGTTGCTGAATTATGCACCCCTGGAGAAATGA